The following are encoded together in the Brassica napus cultivar Da-Ae chromosome A9, Da-Ae, whole genome shotgun sequence genome:
- the LOC125578571 gene encoding uncharacterized protein LOC125578571, with product MDDFVDQGRPPGDPPDMAGSWVRKVTGSSAGGMPNPEELIDEAFVSERVRLELPNGEEGEPVITIEQEVLEAMNGLWKHCMIVKVLGRVTPIAVLTRKLREMWKPKGSMCVMDLPRQYFMIRFGDEDEYLAALAGGPWRVFGSYLVVQAWTPSFDPLNDDIVTTPVWIRLANIPINFYHKSILMGIAKGLGKPVKVDLTTLNFERARFARICVEVNLRKPLKGSIVINGDRYFVSYEGLSQICSSCGMFGHLVHRCPSIIQERTAIDRTPRVQRTNPAEAPQGSNGNPDQARQEEDGFTLVRHSGRRGESSRSQTVTGNQRESSGRNLREIPRIKETSNIMVSNSFGRLMEDLESPEIRQEVVGQDENKENEIIQGNANIQVHKNQTKSVNRESGVIFSAGNSNGSRPKVNPPIIKKQLGGYKGPENKNTRPKPVSKSKPMRGLVFGPTGGGIELSSNGKRLRVEQDNLGRAGGLFLQDSPVRVDGVLPQLADKGTESNSILDVVDVNLGSDAGMQEVPSETMESQEA from the coding sequence ATGGATGATTTCGTGGACCAAGGACGTCCTCCGGGTGATCCACCAGACATGGCGGGCTCGTGGGTGAGGAAGGTCACGGGCTCGAGCGCCGGAGGGATGCCAAATCCGGAGGAGTTGATTGATGAGGCGTTTGTTTCAGAAAGAGTTAGGCTGGAACTTCCGAATGGAGAAGAGGGGGAACCGGTGATCACGATTGAACAAGAGGTGCTAGAAGCCATGAACGGGCTGTGGAAACACTGCATGATTGTGAAAGTTCTAGGGCGAGTTACTCCCATTGCGGTATTGACCCGGAAGCTTCGGGAGATGTGGAAGCCAAAGGGCTCGATGTGTGTAATGGACCTCCCGCGACAATACTTTATGATCAGGTTCGGAGATGAAGATGAGTATTTGGCGGCGCTTGCAGGGGGGCCTTGGAGAGTGTTCGGGAGTTACCTTGTGGTTCAAGCATGGACACCATCCTTCGATCCCCTAAATGATGATATCGTAACGACCCCCGTGTGGATTCGATTGGCAAATATCCCTATCAATTTCTATCACAAATCCATCTTGATGGGTATCGCTAAGGGGCTAGGAAAACCGGTCAAAGTGGATTTGACGACGTTGAACTTCGAAAGGGCCAGATTCGCCAGGATTTGTGTCGAGGTGAACCTGAGAAAACCCTTGAAAGGCTCGATAGTGATAAACGGAGACAGATATTTTGTATCATATGAAGGTCTATCGCAAATCTGTTCTAGCTGTGGGATGTTTGGCCACTTGGTGCATAGGTGTCCGAGTATAATCCAAGAGCGAACGGCCATTGACAGGACCCCTAGAGTTCAGAGAACCAATCCGGCGGAAGCACCTCAAGGTTCTAATGGTAACCCTGATCAAGCACGCCAGGAGGAGGACGGGTTTACGCTGGTACGTCATTCCGGTAGGAGAGGGGAAAGTTCGAGAAGTCAGACGGTGACAGGGAACcagagagagagttctggccGAAACCTCCGGGAGATCCCGCGAATTAAGGAAACTTCGAATATTATGGTTTCGAACAGTTTTGGAAGGTTGATGGAAGATTTGGAATCCCCGGAGATAAGGCAAGAAGTTGTTGGTCAAGATGAGAATAAGGAGAATGAGATTATTCAGGGAAATGCGAATATTCAGGTtcacaaaaatcaaacaaagagTGTGAATCGCGAATCAGGAGTGATCTTTTCGGCGGGGAATTCAAACGGGAGTCGACCCAAAGTAAACCCACCGATAATAAAGAAGCAACTAGGAGGATATAAAGGCccagaaaacaaaaacacaaggcCCAAACCAGTCTCGAAGTCAAAGCCCATGAGAGGGCTCGTGTTTGGTCCAACCGGGGGAGGGATCGAATTGTCAAGCAATGGGAAACGATTGAGAGTTGAGCAGGATAATCTGGGGAGAGCCGGTGGTCTCTTTCTACAGGACAGCCCCGTTAGAGTAGATGGAGTTCTTCCCCAATTGGCTGATAAGGGTACGGAGTCGAACTCGATCTTGGATGTGGTGGATGTGAATTTGGGAAGTGATGCAGGTATGCAAGAGGTCCCATCGGAGACAATGGAGTCTCAGGAGGCGTAA
- the LOC106414197 gene encoding transcription factor MYB58: protein MGKGRAPCCDKTKVKRGPWSQDEDLKLISFIHKYGHENWRSLPKQAGLLRCGKSCRLRWINYLRPDLKRGNFTLEEEETIIKLHQSFGNKWSKIASKLPGRTDNEIKNVWHTHLKKRLSSYINHNANDEAASKGSLNKEETSQESSPNASRSFGGSNTVSKEEEDDVQIGETFEYFQDYSELAGLLQEVDKPELLEIPFDIDPDVWNFLEGFQQPENSLTPKDHQESEEDEVDKWFKNLESELGLEEDDSQQQQEQHNEAKEDSPSPSLLESYEVLINH from the exons atgggCAAAGGGAGAGCTCCATGTTGTGACAAAACCAAAGTGAAGAGGGGACCATGGAGCCAAGATGAAGACTTGAAACTCATCTCTTTCATTCACAAGTATGGTCATGAGAATTGGAGATCTCTCCCCAAACAAGCTG GATTGCTGAGGTGTGGCAAGAGTTGTCGCCTTCGATGGATCAATTACCTCAGACCTGATCTGAAACGTGGCAATTTCACcttagaggaagaagaaaccaTCATTAAACTCCACCAGAGCTTTGGAAACAA gtGGTCAAAGATTGCTTCTAAACTGCCAGGAAGAACAGACAATGAGATCAAGAACGTGTGGCATACACATCTCAAGAAAAGATTGAGCTCATACATCAACCATAATGCCAATGATGAAGCAGCATCCAAAGGTTCTTTGAATAAAGAAGAGACGTCTCAAGAGTCATCTCCTAATGCTTCTAGGTCTTTTGGTGGTTCCAACACTGTTAGCaaagaggaggaggatgatgTACAGATAGGTGAAACCTTTGAGTATTTTCAAGATTACAGCGAGTTGGCGGGGTTGCTACAAGAGGTAGACAAACCAGAGCTGCTGGAGATACCTTTTGATATAGATCCTGACGTGTGGAATTTTCTAGAGGGTTTCCAACAACCTGAGAACAGTTTGACTCCAAAGGATCATCaagaatctgaagaagatgaagttgataAATGGTTCAAGAACCTGGAAAGTGAACTCGGGTTAGAAGAAGATGATagccaacaacaacaagaacagCACAATGAAGCTAAAGAAGATTCACCCTCCCCATCACTCTTGGAGAGTTATGAGGTCCTGATAAATCATTAA
- the LOC106416226 gene encoding putative rRNA methylase YtqB: MAAGLFRAEMSMLSSTLARSFSIPFRKTLSSFDSRIATQRNSLPRTRHSRVASLSSSSPSHPRNFPLPGIEDVFVGYLFGRKKATEVAHVVWEQVIQKGDMVIDATCGNGNDTLAMFKMVTDESDCCGGCVYAMDIQKDAIESTSCLLDQTLGSEEKERVKLFNMCHSKMEEIVPENSSVRMVAFNLGYLPGGNKSIITASNTTLLALKAAERVLMPGGLISLVVYIGHPGGREELEVVEAFGSSLPVSDWVCCKLQMLNRPLAPVLVFMFKREK; this comes from the exons ATGGCGGCTGGGTTGTTTCGAGCTGAGATGTCAATGTTATCCTCCACGTTGGCGCGCTCATTCTCCATTCCCTTCCGCAAAACGCTATCCTCCTTCGATTCCCGAATCGCAACGCAAAGAAACTCTTTACCCAGAACTCGACATTCTCGTGTTGCTTCTCTCAGCTCATCGTCTCCTTCGCATCCACGAAATTTTCCACTTCCAG GGATAGAAGATGTCTTTGTTGGTTATCTATTTGGGAGGAAGAAGGCAACAGAAGTAGCTCATGT TGTGTGGGAGCAGGTAATCCAAAAGGGTGATATGGTCATTGACGCTACATGTGGAAACGGCAACGATACTTTAGCGATGTTTAAGATGGTTACGGATGAATCTGATTGCTGTGGTGGATGTGTCTATGCGATGGACATTCAAAAAGATGCCATTGAGAGCACTTCTTGTTTGTTAGATCAAACCCTTGGCTCAGAAGAG AAGGAACGGGTGAAACTCTTTAACATGTGTCATAGTAAGATGGAAGAGATTGTTCCTGAAAACTCTAGTGTGAG GATGGTTGCATTCAATCTAGGGTATCTTCCAGGTGGAAACAAGTCGATAATCACTGCCTCGAATACAACACTATTGGCATTGAAGGCTGCTGAAAGAGTCTTGATGCCTGGTGGTCTCATAAGCTTGGTAGTTTACATTGGTCATCCTGGTGGAAG gGAAGAGTTAGAAGTGGTTGAAGCTTTTGGGTCGAGTTTACCGGTCAGTGATTGGGTCTGCTGCAAGTTGCAAATGTTGAACCGACCTTTAGCACCGGTTCTTGTTTTCATGTTCAAGAGAgaaaagtga
- the LOC106414458 gene encoding metacaspase-8-like, which yields MAKKALLIGINYPGTAVELRGCVNDVRRMQKCLIDRYGFSNKDITVLIDTDKTSIQPTGKNIREALKKLIAEGEPGDVLVFHYSGHGTRLPTEEGLFDATDYDECITPCDMNLITDNEFRDMVAEVKKGCLLTIISDSCHSGGLIEEAKEQIGESYVNKPRSRIVTFLVSIVRSLLTTCGISSNDSQRGSGGGHDSFTRESELEDGETVDMKTRYLPLDSYITLLKEQTGQTDIKYGKIRQTLVKVFGQDSSPNVMLSNSVKRNAHRGLLSMFVGKREVNTDGAGSEVKSKHPNNGILLSGCQTDQRSEDVYVTRTGKSYGAFSDAIQTILSGTRKEITNKEMVLRAREILKKQKFGQRPGLYCHDRYVNIPFIC from the exons ATGGCAAAGAAAGCGCTTTTGATCGGCATCAACTACCCTGGAACCGCCGTCGAGCTACGTGGCTGTGTCAACGACGTCCGTCGCATGCAGAAGTGTCTCATCGACCGTTATGGATTCTCAAACAAGGACATAACGGTTCTGATCGACACAGACAAAACCAGCATCCAACCCACCGGCAAGAACATCCGCGAGGCTCTCAAGAAACTCATCGCTGAAGGAGAACCCGGTGATGTTTTAGTGTTCCATTACAGTGGACATGGCACGAGACTCCCAACAGAAGAAGGATTGTTCGACGCAACAGATTATGATGAGTGTATCACTCCTTGCGATATGAATCTGATCACAG ACAATGAGTTTAGAGACATGGTGGCAGAGGTGAAAAAGGGATGTCTGCTGACGATAATCTCGGACTCTTGTCACAGTGGTGGTCTCATAGAGGAAGCAAAAGAACAGATCGGGGAGAGCTACGTGAACAAGCCAAGATCTAGAATTGTTACTTTCTTGGTTAGCATTGTAAGGAGTTTGCTAACGACTTGTGGAATATCCTCGAATGATTCTCAGAGAGGAAGTGGAGGAGGCCACGATAGTTTCACTAGAGAGAGCGAGTTAGAGGACGGCGAGACAGTAGATATGAAAACAAGATATCTACCTCTCGATAGTTACATAACTCTTCTCAAGGAACAAACCGGACAAACCGATATCAAATATGGGAAAATCAGACAAACACTTGTTAAAGTGTTCGGCCAAGACTCAAGTCCGAATGTTATGCTCTCTAATTCGGTGAAAAGAAATGCTCACAGAGGATTGCTAAGTATGTTCGTAGGCAAGCGCGAGGTTAATACAGATGGTGCAGGATCTGAAGTTAAAAGTAAGCATCCCAACAACGGTATTTTGTTAAGTGGGTGTCAAACAGATCAGAGATCAGAGGATGTATACGTGACAAGAACTGGAAAGTCGTATGGAGCGTTCAGTGACGCAATTCAGACCATATTGTCGGGGACGAGAAAAGAGATAACGAACAAAGAGATGGTTTTGAGAGCTAGAGAGATTCTCAAGAAACAAAAGTTTGGTCAACGGCCAGGTTTATATTGTCATGACCGTTATGTTAATATCCCATTTATTTGCTAA